TCGAACTCGCGGCCGCGCCCCTGCTGGAGCACCGCGATGGCGCGGCTGCGCGCCAGCGCCGGCCGGTGCGGGCGATCGCTCACCAGGGCGTCGAAGGTGTCCACGACCGCGAGGATGCGGGCCAGCATGGGGATCTGGTCGCCCTTTAGGCCGAACGGATAACCCGAACCGTCGAGCCGCTCGTGGTGCAACTGGACCAGCGGGATGATCCCGGCGAACTCCTCGACGAAGCTGAGCATGTCGGCGCCCAGGCGCACGTGGCTCTTGACGTGCTCGAATTCCTCCTCGGTGAGCTTGCCCGGCTTGTTGAGCACCTCCTCGCGCACGCCTATTTCGCCGATGTCGTGCAGCAGCGCGCCCTCGCCCAGGTCCTCGAGTTCCTTGGCCGAGAGCCCGATGCGCTCGCCGACGGCCAGCGCCAGATCCTTGACGCGGTGGCTGTGCCCTGCCGAGTAGGGGTCCTTGGCCTCCAGGGCCGTGACCAGCGTGGCCAGCACCCGGAAATGGTTGTCCCGGAGCTGCCGCATCAGCCGCTTGTTCTCGGCGCTCATCGCGTGCGACTCCAGGGCGCGCTTGAGCGTCAGCTTGAGTTCCTCGGGCTCCCAGGGCTTGGTGATGTAGCGGTAGACGTACCCGCTGTTGATCGCCTCCATCAGATCCTGCGCGTCGGTGTAACCCGTGAGGATGATGCCAAGCGCCCCGCAACCCATCTCGGCGGCCTTCTCGAGCAGCCCGATGCCCGTCATCCCGGGCATGCGCTGGTCGGTGATGATCAGGTCGACTTCGAGATCGGGGAGCTTCTCGAGCGCCTCTTCCCCGCTGTTGGCCGGGACCACGCGGTAATCGCGTCGGAGCGTGCGCTGGAGCAGTTCGAGATTGTCCAGCTCATCGTCCACGACCAGCAGGGTGTACTTGCGCGTCTCTTCCGTCATTTCGTCATTTTACCCCAGCCCCAGGACCGCCAGGATCGCCCCCTCTTCGGCAGGCAGCGCCTCGGGCAGCGGCGGCGCCCCGGCGAGCGCGCGGTCGGGATCCTTGAGGCCATTGCCCGTCAGCGTACAGACGACCAACTCGTCGCCGTGCAGTTCGCCCCGCTCGGCGGCGGCCCAGACGCCCGCCACGGACGCGGCCGACGCGGGCTCGCAGAACACGCCCTCGGTGCGGGCCACTTCCCGGTACGCGTGGAGGAT
This sequence is a window from Candidatus Tanganyikabacteria bacterium. Protein-coding genes within it:
- a CDS encoding response regulator; this translates as MTEETRKYTLLVVDDELDNLELLQRTLRRDYRVVPANSGEEALEKLPDLEVDLIITDQRMPGMTGIGLLEKAAEMGCGALGIILTGYTDAQDLMEAINSGYVYRYITKPWEPEELKLTLKRALESHAMSAENKRLMRQLRDNHFRVLATLVTALEAKDPYSAGHSHRVKDLALAVGERIGLSAKELEDLGEGALLHDIGEIGVREEVLNKPGKLTEEEFEHVKSHVRLGADMLSFVEEFAGIIPLVQLHHERLDGSGYPFGLKGDQIPMLARILAVVDTFDALVSDRPHRPALARSRAIAVLQQGRGREFDEQVVDTLLHLLAHDPRFAEATAGEAAQPAAAPQ